The stretch of DNA TACCACTCCGTCCTTTATCAGAATATCCTGATAGGTCTTCTCTACAAGTTCCTTAAACTCGCCGATTCTTTGATTGGTCTTCTTGTCGGTTGTCAGTCCTTGTTTGCTGTTCCACTCGGAGGACTTGCATTCCTCGCCTGTGGTAATGGCGGTACTCTTTCCGTCTATGGTGATACGGCAGAGAATGGCGGTCTTGCCGTCTGCCTTTGTTTTCTGTCTGTTGATATAGAATAGTGTCTTGAATGTACTTCTCATAGTCTTGTTGTTTTAATTTCTGGAATGAATGCATAAGAATATACAAAGTATAAAGATTAGATAGCCAACTGCATATCTTCAGTGAAAGAAATGAAACGGTTAAACTCCTCAAAGAGTTTCTGTGGTGTAACCTTTGCATAACGTTCGGTCATACTTACGTTCGTATGTCCGAGCATCTTACTCACCGTTTCGATTGGAACGCCCTGCTCTAAGGTGATAAGTGTGGCAAAGGTATGTCTTGCCATGTGCGAGGTAAAGGGAAAAGAAATACCTGCCCGTAGTCGCAAGGCTTTAAGACAGGACTGATAAGTGGAATATTTGATGAAAGGCAGCAGTGTTTCCCTTTCATCGCTGTGCATTTTCTCAATTAAGCGAACTGCTTCCGGCAACAATTTGATACGACAAAGCACACCCGTCTTCTGTCGGTTGAACTTCAACCACAAACTACCTGCATCATCACGAACAAGATGCTTCTTGCTTAGTTCCATCAAATCACAATAAGCTGCACCGGTATAACAGGCGAAGAGAAACACATCACGAGCAGTTCCCATTTCCTCTTCCAATTCATCAAAGCAGATTGCTTTCAGTTTGTTCAATGCTTCTTGGTCAAGTGCCTTGGGCGCTTTCTTCTCCCCGCGTTCTATATGGACTTTGTCAAACAGAAGCGTATCAGCCAACCCCTCACGATAAGCCAACCTGCAGACGGTCTTCAAATCTGCTGCAACTCTGAAGAATGTGCTTTGCTGATGACCGAGTTCGCCAAGACAAAATGCTTGTAATTCGTAGATAAAGTTTTCTGTCAGCTGCGAGAAAGCCAAATCCGAAACATGATACTTCCTCTGAATAAACTCCTGTAACCTTTTCCGAGTGGAATGATAGGCGTACATAGACCCTTCCTTGATGTCTATACCGATATGGCTTTCTTTCTCCTTGATGAGCATATCCAACCTTTCGATGAGCATGCATCGTGCCTGCACACTCCCTTGAAACAGTTCCTTTACATCGGTTGCATCAAATGGCTGCCCTTTGGCAATCAACGATTGAGAGGCAGATTGAATGGAAAGCAGCAGGTTCTCCAATCTCCCATTAACCTCCACCGCCTCACGGCTCTTGCCATCCATTCTGCTCTCACGTGGATTCCATAAGTCGGGATTGCAGGAGAGCTTACAACTGAACTGCGCAATACTCCTTCCAAGAGTTATCCGCCCCATAATCGGAGCTTTCCCCAACTTGTCCAAACTGCTCTTTTTAAGGTAGAGCAACACCTTCATTTTCTCTGTTTTCATACGCTTTAATATTTGTGGGTAAAATTACCCGAATTAAAGCGTTCCTCACATACGCAGAAAACTGCCGACCAAAGCAACAACCACATGAGCGAAAATATTTCAGTTACCGAATGCTACACCATCGTTACCAACATCAAAACAAGGTAACACTCTGGTAACTGAACTTCTGCCTAAATCTGCATATTTCTGCCCTTTACAAACAGAGCAATATCATGCTAATTTGTGCATTCCCTCCTCATTATCAGTTAGTTTGTGCCAACTCCTATACTTCTTCATTTTCATTGATTAGTTACTACTTACTACTTCCCTCCTTACAACCGAAAAGCTAAGGTTTTACACTCTATTTTCTTAGCTTTTGCGATGTGTTTTCTTAGCTTTCACACCTCAAAAGCTAAGAGAATAAAATTCGGTGTCTCAGATGTTTGAGTATCAACGGTTTACAATATTAAAATTAACGGGAATCGTTGTTCTCTCAATCGAATAGCTTGGGGGCGATGCAGAGTGGAAGGTTGCTTTCTGCAATTTAGGGCATTCCCTATCTCATCGTGGGGAAAATCCTCTTGACAGATGTGCCGAAAGCCATAATTTTGCAGCTGTAAACGGGACGCAACGCCACCCAACGACAGGCAAGGCCAAGATACGCTCCGACGGAGAGAAGGCAGTCATCCCCTAAAAACAGTAAGACGATGAGAGGAAACAGATGGATAGCAACGATGAGTGTTGCGATATGGCTTAGCAGTTGCGGCACCTATACAGGTTCAGGGATCTATGTCGGTGCCACGTTAGGTTCTGTTTTGGGGAGTGCCATTGGCGGAATCGGCGGCGGAGCCAGAGGTTCTGACATCGGAACGATTGTCGGTATGGCCGCCGGAGCAGCCGTAGGGACGGCAATAGACGCACAAGCCGAAGCAAAAGAACGGCAAGGAGCCGACGAACGCTACGAGCGCAGAAAGCCTGAAGGCAGCCGTGCACACGAGGAAGATGACGCTTACTATCACAAAAAATCCGATCGTGAACCCCAAACGGTGATAGACGAGAGCGGGTTTGATGCGCAAAACGGCGGTGACGACCGTTTGTACGATTTCACCGGCGTAGAATATACGGGCGATTATAGTGCACAACGTCCCACAACGGCTCCCTTTTCGCAGGCAGAAATAAGCCCCGTGCCGAGCATAGAACACCCGTTTGCACTGGAAATACGCAACGCCCGCTTCGTAGATGCCAATCAAGACAGGGCCATCTCTCGCGGAGAGCTTTGCAAAGTGATCTTCGAGGTGTGGAACAACGGTAGAGAAACGATCTATGATGTTCAGCCCTTGGTTGAAGAGATCGGCCGAAAGAGCCATCTATACATCTCGCCCGGCATTCACATTGAGAAGATAGAGGCTGGCAAAGCCATCCGATACACCGCGCTGGTGCAGGCAGCTAAACGCTTGAAGGCGGGCAGTGTGAAGATTTGCGTCTCGGTGTTGCAGGGCAATGGAAATGTTGTTTCCAAGGTCACGGAATTCAATATACCCACCCATCGGTGAGAACAGGATATACAGAGAGTATTGAATAGAAGAAAAAGAGAATTGGAAGTGTGGGGCGGATGCTTGCGTCTGCCCCAACTAAAAAGGCATTAGAGAGTATACGAATACCCAAAAAGAGAGTCGAATTACACACACAAGAGAGTTATTTTACAATAGAAAGAATCCACTGGCAAGTAGGCCCCGAGCCCTTGTCGGTGGTTTTTGTTTTGACAGAGGTTCCCCTTACGGATGGTGTTAGGAGACAGATCGTAGGGGCATCGGACAATCCCCACAAATGATGAGCGAGTTTTTTAGTCGGAAATGGCTATCTTTGCATCCCCTAACGGTGCAGCGTGCACCGCAAGAAATAGCGATGAGATTAGACAAAACAAAAACATTCAAGCTCTCCACTTTCTTCTGTCTGTACTTGGCACAGGCCGTTCCGATGAGCTTTTTCACCACGGCTTTGCAGGTGATCATGCGCGAACAGCAATTCTCGCTCTCGGCCATCGCCCTGTTGCAGTTGGTCAAACTGCCGTGGATACTGAAGATGTTGTGGTCGCCGATGATCGATAGGGCGTGCACAACCACACGAGGCTACAAACGATTGATTGTGGGTAGCGAGGTGGTTTACGCCCTTTTGATTCTTCTGGCGGGCGTGCTCAACCTGCAAATCAACGTCGGCACGATTGTTGTACTGGTGCTATTGTCGCTCGTTGCCTCGGCAACGCAAGATATAGGGACGGACGCTTTGGTCATCCTTTCTTCGCAAAAACGCGAGAAAGCCTTGCTCAACAGTATGCAGTCGATGGGTAGTTTCGGCGGAAGTTTGGTGGGTAGCGGCCTACTTTTGATGGTGTTGCACCGCTACGGCTGGAACATGGTGACGCAATGCCTCAGCGTGTTTGTGCTGGTGGCAGTGGTTCCGCTGCTCTTGAATAAGAATATCCAATTGCAAAAACCCAAAGACACGCGCCAACGGGCTCGCTGGAGCGATTTTGTTTGGTTCTTTACGCAGCGCGGTATCTGGCGGCAAATTGTCTTCTTAGCCCTCTATTATATGGGCATCATCGGCATTATGTCTACGTTAAAACCCTATATGGTAGACTTAGGCTACTCGATGCGCGAGATAGGAGTGATGAATGGGGTCGTAGGAGTGGCCTCTGCTTTTGTCGTTTCCTATCCTGCGGGAATGCTGGTGCGGCATTTCGGCTATGGGCGCACTCGGGTTTTCTTCGCTATTGTGATGCTCGTAGCCACGTCGTTCTTTGTCGTTCTCTCGCTCGGAAGGCCCTCTACGCCTTGGCTCATCGCTGCCATCGCCCTGTTATGGGCCAGTTATGGCATGGCTACGGTGGTGGTTTATACGTCTGCTATGCAGCATGTGCGACAGGGAAAAGAAGGAACCGACTTCACCGTTCAAACCGTTTTGACACATCTCACGGGCATTGTGGCGGCCGTTTTCAGTGGGATGGTGGCCGATAGGCTGGGTTATACGGCGATGTTCTCCCTGCAAACACTATTGGCTTTGGCCGCTTTGATATACGTCGTTTTAGCCTTTGGAAAAAGAAAAGCACTATGACCAACGAACAGATACTACAAAAATACAACACGCCTGTGCCGCGTTATACAAGCTATCCACCTGCCAACAGCTTCGAAACGTTCAGCAACGAGGCCTATATAAAAGAGGTAGAAGCCTCCAACGATGCACCCAACAATCATCTTTCTTTCTACATCCATGTGCCGTTCTGCCGGCATCTGTGCCACTATTGCGGCTGCAACTCGCTGCCGATGGCGAAAGATGAGACCGTAGAAGCCTATTTTCAGGCCTTGCATCAAGAGCTGGACATCTTGCTGCCATACCTCAATAAGAGTCGGAAAATCTCTCAAATACACTACGGCGGAGGAAGTCCGTCGTCCATACCACTGCATTATATCAAAGCGTTGAACGAGCATTTGCTCTCAGCTTTCGACACCATCGATCGGCCGGAGATAGCC from Prevotella sp. oral taxon 475 encodes:
- a CDS encoding site-specific integrase — encoded protein: MKTEKMKVLLYLKKSSLDKLGKAPIMGRITLGRSIAQFSCKLSCNPDLWNPRESRMDGKSREAVEVNGRLENLLLSIQSASQSLIAKGQPFDATDVKELFQGSVQARCMLIERLDMLIKEKESHIGIDIKEGSMYAYHSTRKRLQEFIQRKYHVSDLAFSQLTENFIYELQAFCLGELGHQQSTFFRVAADLKTVCRLAYREGLADTLLFDKVHIERGEKKAPKALDQEALNKLKAICFDELEEEMGTARDVFLFACYTGAAYCDLMELSKKHLVRDDAGSLWLKFNRQKTGVLCRIKLLPEAVRLIEKMHSDERETLLPFIKYSTYQSCLKALRLRAGISFPFTSHMARHTFATLITLEQGVPIETVSKMLGHTNVSMTERYAKVTPQKLFEEFNRFISFTEDMQLAI
- a CDS encoding MFS transporter; translated protein: MRLDKTKTFKLSTFFCLYLAQAVPMSFFTTALQVIMREQQFSLSAIALLQLVKLPWILKMLWSPMIDRACTTTRGYKRLIVGSEVVYALLILLAGVLNLQINVGTIVVLVLLSLVASATQDIGTDALVILSSQKREKALLNSMQSMGSFGGSLVGSGLLLMVLHRYGWNMVTQCLSVFVLVAVVPLLLNKNIQLQKPKDTRQRARWSDFVWFFTQRGIWRQIVFLALYYMGIIGIMSTLKPYMVDLGYSMREIGVMNGVVGVASAFVVSYPAGMLVRHFGYGRTRVFFAIVMLVATSFFVVLSLGRPSTPWLIAAIALLWASYGMATVVVYTSAMQHVRQGKEGTDFTVQTVLTHLTGIVAAVFSGMVADRLGYTAMFSLQTLLALAALIYVVLAFGKRKAL